The Thermocrinis ruber genome has a window encoding:
- the rpsT gene encoding 30S ribosomal protein S20 yields the protein MPNTRQAKKRMRRDAKRRLRNRYHLSRMKTYIRNFKKLIEEGKLEEAKEYLPKVISVIQHTASKGVIHKNEASRRCSRVQKLLNKALAKAQESNQ from the coding sequence ATGCCGAACACGAGACAGGCTAAAAAGCGTATGAGAAGGGACGCCAAGAGAAGACTGAGAAACAGGTATCACCTTTCACGTATGAAGACCTACATAAGAAACTTTAAAAAGCTTATAGAGGAAGGTAAGCTGGAGGAGGCAAAAGAGTATCTACCAAAGGTAATATCTGTAATACAGCATACCGCCTCAAAGGGCGTGATCCACAAAAACGAGGCAAGCAGAAGATGCTCAAGGGTTCAAAAGCTTCTTAACAAAGCCCTTGCCAAGGCTCAGGAAAGCAACCAATAG
- a CDS encoding c-type cytochrome, translating into MAGAEDLAKAKGCFACHDINAKKVGPAFKDVAKRFAGRPDAVAHLSERIKKGGVGEWGNVPMPPQNVTDEEAKKLAEWVLSLK; encoded by the coding sequence ATGGCAGGTGCAGAGGATTTAGCTAAGGCTAAGGGCTGTTTTGCCTGCCACGATATAAACGCCAAGAAGGTGGGACCCGCCTTTAAGGATGTGGCAAAGAGGTTCGCCGGCAGACCAGATGCGGTAGCCCATCTAAGCGAAAGGATCAAGAAAGGTGGGGTTGGTGAATGGGGTAATGTACCAATGCCTCCTCAGAATGTAACCGACGAAGAAGCGAAAAAGCTCGCAGAGTGGGTTCTCTCTCTTAAGTAA